The DNA segment AGGGGAAAATCCGTCGTGTCAAATTATCTTGAAGACCCCGTCGAACCGAAGGCCCGAAAGAGGCGCCCGGGGCGCCTTGTTCTCTTTTCGGCGCTCGCGCTGGTGCTGGTGGCCGGCCTCGTTGCTGGTGGATACCTGTTCAATCTCGCGAACACGTATAACTCGCAGACCGACACCATTGCCGAGGTGTTCCCTGAAGGCACCGACCGTCCCACCCGGGCCGCTGAGGCCGAGGGAGCACTGAATATTCTCCTGCTGGGCAGCGACGAGAACGGCGGCAGCGGCGAGACCGAGAACCTGCCCGGGGTCCCCAACGAGGGGCGCTCCGACACCATGATGCTCATGCACCTTCCCGCTGACCGGGAGGGTGTGTACGTCATGTCGATCATGCGGGACACCTGGACCGAGATTCCCGGCTACGGCGAGCACAAGATCAATGCCGCTACCGCGTTTGGCGGGGTGCCGCTTCTGGTTCAGACGGTCGAAGGGCTGTTTGACGCACCGATCGACCACGTCGCCATCATTGACTTCGAGGGTTTCACCGGTCTCACTGACGCGCTGGGGGGAGTGGAAGTGGATAACGAGATCGCGTTCCAGTCCCGCGGGGCCGACGGCGAATTCTTCGCCGAGGGTCCCATCACCCTGCAGGGCGAATCGGCGTTGAAGTTTGTCCGGGAACGGTACGCCTTCACGGACGGTGACTATCAGCGGGTGAAGAACCAGCAGCTTTTCATCAAGGCGATCATGGGTAAGTTCCTCACCGCCGAGACCCTGTCGAACCCGCTGAA comes from the Arthrobacter sp. CAN_C5 genome and includes:
- a CDS encoding LCP family protein, with product MSNYLEDPVEPKARKRRPGRLVLFSALALVLVAGLVAGGYLFNLANTYNSQTDTIAEVFPEGTDRPTRAAEAEGALNILLLGSDENGGSGETENLPGVPNEGRSDTMMLMHLPADREGVYVMSIMRDTWTEIPGYGEHKINAATAFGGVPLLVQTVEGLFDAPIDHVAIIDFEGFTGLTDALGGVEVDNEIAFQSRGADGEFFAEGPITLQGESALKFVRERYAFTDGDYQRVKNQQLFIKAIMGKFLTAETLSNPLKINEIVGQVSPYLSVDEGLDASAAGSLALSLRNVRSNDVEFFTLPNQGIGTSADGQSIIVKDDAAIAEIAEALDADTLSDYVETAAQ